In the genome of Rhopalosiphum padi isolate XX-2018 chromosome 1, ASM2088224v1, whole genome shotgun sequence, the window GTTAAAAGAAACGATGTCATtggattaaatattttgttaatttgtaaaataacaagaccgaaaaaacataaaaaaaaattataaaatcacaaaattataagaaaaaaaactttaaaaaaacgaCAAGAAAACTTCATGTGGCTTTCGTCTGACGATATTTATATGCGTATACTTATTAGATAAGAAAAACTCGGAAAACCAGTgtgatagtaaaaaaaaaacatgcaaaaagtatataaaaaaaaaaattgtcttagcGAATACAaaaattcagtaaaaaaaaaattgtttgaatctATAGcacttaagtattattatattatattatatattgttgagtttatatttaaaagaaaaaaaccacAGCATGCACGACGTCTGTCGaatatacttataactttttaatttgttactattcttatatatatatattacttatattattatgaaaattaaatattatgtgctcTTATATAGTTACTGTAGGTATTTGAAAACATTTGCTAGCGCAATCCTAcactatttagttaaatttatcactGTGTTGACTACGatgtattttgaattatacgtataaattcTATAGTAACTTTtgcgttattatattaatcgtctttgttttttttttataataaatatttttttcgaacaatctgaaaaaatgttattaattttattttattgtagtttaaatttattacggaTTGTGACTATTATCAAGCTTTGCCCGGAAGGTGATTTGACaacataaataaactatatgtgatctacgatatatattattttgtgcattatatatattatattttattatggtcAAGTTTTGACACTTATAACAGCTGGAATTTCTCTCTTCACTATGACGTACACAAGTACGTTAGTTATTTGATAGGTAAACAATGATGTTtcgcaataatacaatatgatgtaAGCCTAAGCGGACTTAAGTGCGACGTGCAGGTATAGGTGGTCTACATTCCTATAagcaaaatttttttgaaataagcttcattaatataatataatatataataatacataatataaattattatggtagGTAAAAGTAATTCTTCAATTCTGTAATTAACAAACTTGTAAAAcgtcatcaaaattatcaatttttaaatctgatcaaataatataaaattatatactgatataatatatatggtactGCGAATGTCCGCAATTGGTGAGTGCTGACAGTCACCGGTTAATGCCGTCATACATCAATATCATTGGTGAATGTTggcatattgattaaatttgtacTGTTTGTAAACATTTACTAGTGAATGTTGACATTTATATGAAGATATTGGTGAATGTTAGTAATGCCGATATCTAATCTTATCTAAAatcctagtacctacctacacaaGATGTAATTGCAAAACAAAGTGCACCACAAAAATTTGTGGTTTTAGAAATGTTGGCATTTTATGCAGTTCAAAATGTCATGACACTTTGTTATGTTAcaataaatagaacatttttcgccgttgttttaaaataataatttttgtatggcaaaataatcataatttaaattaataatacacgcaGGTATAATGCTCgtattgttcaataataataatcataattaatcgttattcgttaatatttataactaaacatataatttatattttatattattgtctatactctatagtactatactacaATAGTATGTGCGAATACATAACTTATGTCAACATTAACCAAAACCGTGTTGTATATGTCAACATTGACCAAAATCCTAATGTGAATGTTAACATCCACTAgtaaatgtctatattattttaattttcaacattcaCTAATTTAGTAGGTGTATGTCGACATTCACTAGGTGATTGTCAGCACTCACCAATTGCGGACATTCACAGTAACATATACACAGTCAcatgtaatgtatacatatgtTACCCATATGTTTAATAACACTGCAAGAAATATtgatctaatttatattttgaacggTGCATTTTACCTATTTACGAGATCTTAAAAATAGTGTACGAGTATTTTCAAACCAAACATGGTTAttggttatataaattaatttttaaagaaacgtaaatttcaataaacatctaaatacaaattatgatgcaaacaatttattatttttaatcattttataaaacactggtttattaagctataaaaattaaacacattaaCTGTAATCTACAACTCTGTATTATAGTCATAGAATCTACTTTTTTATCGTAACCTATTGGTTGTGACTTATAATTAGACACTTAACatacaatgaataataaacGTAAcggattaggttaggttaggataCGGAATCATCGCCGTTTTACAAGTACAGAGATAATATGAGTAGAGTATCTGTAATATATCTATAGTTGTgcacttgtatagttgtattatattatatttatatttaatatatattatcatctaaaatgattgattttttttttttagattattgaaACGAAGGTTGAAATCTTGCGCGGTTTCTAGATATTGTCATTTCGAAATGAGAGTCTCCTAATGAGcaaacgtatataattatttcgattCAAATATTGTGTATGAGTATCACTTATGTTttcttttctttaaattttcagCTATCTTTTTGAAACGATAggtaattctaaaataatttatctaataattttaaataccaatttagtttataataacattgattttaaaatctacCTAGACTagtattcataaaatcataaccaTTGATAAAACTATAACAGACAATaggcatcatattatattattttttattcaattaaatgtgGTTATTGTTTACAAACCTTTCTTCACTGATTGCTTTAACTATttttggttgtttttttttgtaaaaatggtaaGTGTTGTGAACTCCAATGTGATAGGTACAGGTCGAAGGatgaaattagaataatttcaaCACAGTtaggtaaatattttctaagtgtttattatttattgaaatttgaaatttttaaaataataagagtacaataatatagtgttaaacAAAGAAGTGTTGCTTCAAGCTCTGTGATGCAGAATCTGACAAAACGCTGCAGTCAATCTAGAAATCAGCAATCCTCTCCTAGATTAGAGTGCTTATCTCTACTATAATAATCGCGAACAACCATTATATAGTCTGTGATCAATCTCCTACTCTTGTATCTATTTGCTGCATACACGTGTTAGATATCCTGCGTGCCAATGCGATAAAAGCACTATTCTAGCTCGtattaaaataccataattaattaaatataattaaatataaaaatcaatcataGGCCCCCTCTAAATGGTTTGTATATATATCTTTCCACATTTATATATCTCAGGGAGCATACACACATTACATtgttacatacaaattataatagccctacaaatttaaaactcaaattgcgcctatgcTTTTCTGTCTTTATGACTTTATAGTCATAgtcaattagtattttaatttttaacatgtatcttatgattattaattaagttaggTCTGTGACATGTTTGTTTATAGTtgttaggtatacattatatttatatactaaccatattttatatatatatacgtaatcaCGGCTAACTATACCTCTCCAtcatcatttatatataaaaacactatACGCTCGATTAGTGGCTACGTCATCGTCATACGCGTTATCAAATGgtataaattttatcaattgaATCGTTTTGGATCCAAACAAACTAAgatgcttatttaaaatatataagtacaaaataaattattaaattaattttattttttaaaacaatttaaaacattttagagcatttttttattttgcatttttcttTTGTGAATACTGAATAGATCTAATAGATTTAGCTGTTTTAAAAGACTATAATTTAGATAAGaacttatttgattttatatacatttcaaatgtgtattttgttttgtttggatCAAAATGAAATGTTGATAAGGATTAATAACGTACGTGACGTCACACTAATCGTCCGTATTCAAGCTTGTATTAAAtaccataattaattaaatatgattaaatacattaaaatatcttgTCGACCTTTATAGTCaattcgtattttaatttttaacatgtatcttatgattattaattaagttaggTCTGTGACTTATTTGTTTATAGttgttaggtaggtatacattatatttatatactaacaatattttatatatatatacgtaatcaCGGCTAACTATACCTCCCCATCATCAAAAAAGAAGGTTCTTGTCACAAACAAAAatctttcaaattaaaatagttataattcatagatttatagtaagttattttacgtattatatctttcttacaatatttagtttttcaaaatcttataattacaataattacatgTCCAcacattaagtatatattaatatacataatataaaatataatatatataatatgcatattaggtaattatacattgtttattactttttaattatattatgattttcatatcatttgatttgattttttattagaatGAACAACATCCTGTCTTTGCTAAAAGTGCTTACTGATtagtaatttacataatttgatattttgattattaattaaaataaaatatttgttagtaatgaataatgatattcgATAAgaagtaatacaaataatacaataacgaaaaaacgattattttagttatttaatatacatattcttttacataagtacctatataatataaaatgttttaataaattagtttaatttgttaattcaaTGTAAACACtcgtatacctatagtatatatatataggtatatccatCCTCATACTTTGTATGTACATGACATACATCatgatattgtttaatataattgaagtTTTTCTAAATTCtaacattcattatttacttCATTGCTAACTATTAAGTCTCTTTACCAATCCATAGGATTTGATTAGCTCTTTATCTTTCTGAATTAACATgtacatttatagtataaataaggTTCTAATAATTGCGTTCACGTTACTTAAAATCGACTCACTATTTCAATTCACATGAAATGTTTAATCAAATAACGTTCGTAACTATATTctctaatgttattttttttttatatgactattcatataatcaaatatacattttgttagttTAATGTCTGTTCTTGGATCATGTATAAGGATTCCGTTTAATGTTTTCCTAAACAGATCATTTTATGGGTTTCTTCCAAGTTTTTAAATCGTCCTTGCTTATTAAAGGTTCCTAGCGGCTATcttcgtttaaaaaataatctgatTCGTACTATTTGTACTAAACGTTTCTAATTGTAAAGTAAAGTGTTGGTTAACACATTATTTGTCATAGTATATTTAGTAATGGAAATTGTTTAATTCctaatctatttaatatatttctatctAAATGTATATTCCAGGTGGCTGAACACTTTTTGTACGTACAAGGgtgctaaattatttatttttgattccaTCCATAGGCGAAATTcgagttttaaatttgtagggctattataatttgcatgtaaCAATGTACTGTTTGTATGCTCCCAGAGATATATAAAGGTGGAAGGAGATGTATACAAACCATTTAGGGGAGGCTATGATTGATTTTTGAGGAGGCTTAGCTCCCAAGCCCCCCTCAAATTGCGCTTATGGGTTTCATATACTTTTACTTAATTGTTGTAGACATATCTCTTTACTCgatcttatatttaaatatcctcTTAATTTCTCTTTTAGGCATTAACATTTCTTGATAGGTTACATTCGATCTTTCACTGGCAATAATAATAGTCAGCCTTCTAATTTGCGAATTACGAGGTATGATGTATATTTTCGATCAAGACTGTTCGAGATAGCTCCAGATATTAATACCTtacttgttttgtttattacaaaaaactatatgtaactataataaacttGTGAGTGTCATGTTTGTGTAcctacaatacaattttttaattattattaacttttaactatatcttacttctatttatttttttttactacaaattttttttattcaccaaTAATCAGCGGCAAACTAGTCTTATTCCTAATTTATCAGGTGTGTCAGTAgtcacttatattattttacatttctccGATGAGCCTATatcattaccttttttttttgcattttaaattttagcggAATTCGATTTCCATTTATAAGTTATGCGTataacatcaaaattaaaattaatgacatCAAAAGTCctattatttttgtagtatattaaataattttcatttttatgtctATCTAGCCTGCGTGTCCGTTAAACTCCTTGTTAACCATTTTACCCATGTTATGTCATTAAATGAATGTGCCATttcatgtttataatgtttatattatccaattagtttatactaaatcgttcgtatttttaaaatatgtcttataattataaattaagttaggTCTGTGCCATGTTATCGTGTTTGTTGATAGttgttatatacttacattatacttatacataatataatgtacgtaaTCACAGCTCACTACAGAAAGAATTAATCTGATTTAACAATAGAAATTACGTAGTATAGGTAATGATATAATTGTAACGTTTACGAcacgttttaattatatataagttagcgtgttaattattaaaagtttcatttttagtttttacatctTCGATGTAATGGTTCAtagagaaattttaattttaaaatgtatttatgcaaATATTGTAAACCgtcaaattaactttttaaaagacATACTTAAAATAACGCGCAAAAACTCTTCTGCAGTCAAACCCATAATAgatattagttaatagttatataacttAAGCAAGGACTTtcatgcatttgcatatttatttggttaattttatcatatgcttagtaagtaaaaaatacaattcaccATGTTTGTGATCAAATATTCAAttcttttagtgcatattttgaataataaatcaagGACTTTGAGAAATATTTTTCGTAAATCAAGGTTATCAACTATAGACAATACAGATTAATTTTCATCTTAATGGTCAGTGAACATAGACACATAGTTAAGATTACAATGTAGTGCAACTCAAAATGtatcacattatttattattattactattgattatagaatagtctaTTCTATGATCGATGTTGTtacgtacctacatttttacttaatatttcggataataactaataagtactaCGTAGCAATGGTATAATActagttttaatttgttttagcgcgtatttaaagttttgatgcataagttcatatttttaaatgcataatgtAAGTCCTTGgtctagttataattttttcttctaaaaacATTCTATCTAATAGAGGCGTTTTAATAATAGAGAccgtttaaattgtttaaaataattacttctcCATTTGAAAAATCAAGATAACTAAAATATTCATCATGCCGAGTGAACTAATTATTAAACTCTTCCtcctcttaaatatttttaatttatttaatattttatcacaacTTTTACTTATTGCATAACACAAATAATAGGTAtgtgcatattattgtataattctgttgtgtaaatttttttttttagtaaatccagtaaacaaaatatgtataaaataataaatagttaggtattactaatattataatttataaatgttcactATCAAATATTAccacctatatttttttttttttttttttcgtatggcgTATTCAGTTCGGGAGTAAGCCCGGCGCCTGAttggcagaatttttaatggggcacccgtaggtttctgccATGCCCCGGGGTGGGGGGGGATGGCAGCACTTGTTCTCCGGACACCGTGACTTACCCGGAGAAAAATGCCGCCCAGTGGCCGAGGATCGAACCGGATCCAGCTGCTCCGCAGCCGACGAATTAGACCGCTCGGGGACGGGGTGACCACCTATATAATGTACGATAGTCAATGCGCAGTATTTAGTACCAGTTATATAACATTGCTACAATGCTACTTCatcttttattcaaaaaaataaattaaaaataacatgttattatgcacatatttattattattagatacctaGATGTTTACCTAATTTGTATCTAAAAATTTCTCTAAGAAGTAACGTgtggaataaattataatttattttaatgaatcaaAAGTACGTTTTGAATTGTTTAGAACGTAAATGAGTAGTTAAATCGTATTCATATAcctagatattaatttttatatattgtgtaggaattaaataatttaaatacctgcCTCTACACACAATTTGTACATCCAACTATCACAATGATAAGACTCCTTTTCTGTAATCTTAAAAATGCCGCTTATCAACATCGTTATCACTATAATTATGTCACCTATAATCCGTATTCCATGGTCgtctataatacttttatagttattacttatcttCTACTCTTCTAGTCTACTACTCTAGTCGTCCCTGATCTGGCTGCTGGCCATCAATCTAACCCATTcacttttttttcacttttatttcgTTGTTTCATTTTTAGTTTCTTCTTGCCATTAGTTCTGGTTATTTCACAGCTATCTTAACCATTCGCCCTTGTCCCTGCAAATTTCGATTGTGGTCATCATTATTTGTTGAacaatttcattaattaattggaatttggaattttaaaatataaaaatgactaCTAGCTGTGACAAAAACTGTTATCTTTCCAAATTCAAATGGCTGCAAAAGTTTGGACCATCATACTCGGTTAAAGCAGAAAACGtaagtgtatttttaaattcaaattatgtagCAATGTTACATGATATTCCTAATATGgtcttctatttttatattatgattgtttagATCACAGCGTTGAAAAGTCCCTCAGAGTTTTATCGCACACTTTTATACAGATGTCGTACAGCAAAACATCGCATTGTAATAGCTTCTTTGTACCTGGGCATTGGGAATTTAGAGCAAGATCTTGTGAGTAATATTTGCATGGATTGGTATTATGTTATGACTTATTACTGACTTTAATTTCAGGTAAACACCTTAAAAGATGCTATGGAAAACAGGCGAGAATTGAGCGTGAGGGTTTTGTTGGACGCTAATCGTGGGTCTAGAGGTAAAGTCAGTTCACGTACCATGTTGATGCCCATACTGAATCCATCATTCGATTGTCGTGTAGGtaaatatggtaaaatataaattaaacacattatctaatatatttattaattatttatcattaaggtATTTTTGTATCATACTCCGAAATTGAGAGGTCTTTTACGGTTGCTGTTACCTGACagatataatgaattaataggAATACAGCATATGAAACTATATATGTTTGATGACTCTATAATTATCAGCGGTGCAAATTTAAGTCAAGACTATTTTACTAATCGGTAAATTAATTTACcacataaactttttattttttattaattctgttTACATAATGTATTAGTATGAAagtaattgtaatttgttttaatttaaattttagacaaGACAGATACATCATCATTGAAGACTGCAAGTCATTAGTAGATTTTTATATAGGATTAGTTGAATTATTAGGCCGTATGTCGTTTCAACTGACAAATAAAAACACTTTGACATTGGATCCTACCTGGGAACATCATCCTTATAAGAGTCCTTATAAAACTTATGCTTCAGAGGCTAGAAAACagttaatgcaatattataatacacacattgTAAAACAATCAGTGTCTGAAAAAGGTATTATCAATGTTTttctttaaagtataatatgtattatgataact includes:
- the LOC132931808 gene encoding CDP-diacylglycerol--glycerol-3-phosphate 3-phosphatidyltransferase, mitochondrial: MTTSCDKNCYLSKFKWLQKFGPSYSVKAENITALKSPSEFYRTLLYRCRTAKHRIVIASLYLGIGNLEQDLVNTLKDAMENRRELSVRVLLDANRGSRGKVSSRTMLMPILNPSFDCRVFLYHTPKLRGLLRLLLPDRYNELIGIQHMKLYMFDDSIIISGANLSQDYFTNRQDRYIIIEDCKSLVDFYIGLVELLGRMSFQLTNKNTLTLDPTWEHHPYKSPYKTYASEARKQLMQYYNTHIVKQSVSEKVTDTVVYPLIEFPPFNIHHDSQTTDLLMCNAEPGSTMHMATGYFNIPDIYINTMFQKSLANFKILFSHPLANSFQQAKGPAGFIPTAYSYLTNTFYSKIEKLKLHERITCFEYQRTGWTFHSKGLWYTPNKSELPVLTAVGSSNYGARSLNCDLESQLIIVTNNQKLQQNFHTEKCDIFKSTSLYIPDGEFKAPLWVRFVLRMFRNYF